DNA sequence from the Candidatus Zixiibacteriota bacterium genome:
GTGCCTTTGACCGTGATGAGGTCCGGATCGCCCGGCCCCGCGCCAACCAGGTAAACCGTTCCGGTATTGTGCCAACTCGATGACATAATCACCAACCAGGTGGCGAGGCTACGACTCCGATGGTTCCTCGATCGGCATAACGCCGGCCGGCTTCTCGGCGCGCGGGTGAAGCATCATCTCGAGCTCGGCGTCGATAGCGCCAGGGTTCTTCTCCTTAAGCAGGCTTTTCCAGTCGGCCTCGAGAAACTGCGCGAAGCAAACGGTCTTCTGATGAAGGTCGTTCTTCCACCGCTCCTGCACAATTTTGCGAAATCGTACCGCCAGCGGCATGAGTTTGTTCCAGTGTGACGGGAAGATATCCTCGAGGATCAATCTCAGGTGCCCTGCCATGAACGGCGCTTTGCCGTCGGTGGATACGGCCGCCGTCAGGCAGTCGCGCCTGATCACTGCCGGAAAGATAAAGTCGCACAGTGCCGGTTGGTC
Encoded proteins:
- a CDS encoding bifunctional precorrin-2 dehydrogenase/sirohydrochlorin ferrochelatase produces the protein MTYNYMPISIALTGRPTLVVGGGQVALRKIGTLLDYGCEITVVAPEVADKIQYFADSGRITLHKRKYESPEAGGYRLVISACDETAANRQVSDDCRKAGVLVNVVDQPALCDFIFPAVIRRDCLTAAVSTDGKAPFMAGHLRLILEDIFPSHWNKLMPLAVRFRKIVQERWKNDLHQKTVCFAQFLEADWKSLLKEKNPGAIDAELEMMLHPRAEKPAGVMPIEEPSES